The stretch of DNA AGTTTTTTACCCAACATGTGTGACGGGAGACGACTAGCATAAGTTCACAATTTTCCCCTCTCACTAGGATTTCGCTCTCTCGTTGGTGTCTAACCGGTGTTAAGTATTTTCTTTTCCTACCAATTTCCCATGTGTTTGGTTTTAGCCTTGGCTTGCCAATATTTTGGTCAAGTTTTTGCTATCCCATGATTTAGAAAATTGAACTAGAGTGGGGCAAGGAGCACTGGGATGCCAAAAAATTGGCCATGATCGAAAGAAATACCATGTTTTCATCATGGCCAAAATTTTGGTAGGGTAACTTTTGAACACAATCCAAACATACCTTTAGGCTTGCAAGGGTTCCGTTCAACATGATTCAGGGGTAGTCCTCGAACCGCTTCTTGACCTTGACAAACCCGGGGTATGGTCGTGGTAAGGTTTTATGTTCTCCACCAAATAGTAGATTGATTAGGGTTTTATGGCAGAGGCACGCGACAAGTTTGTCTTTTAGTCCCTCGGGAAAGGAAGACACCGAGTGCATGATGGAGTGCCTAGGACTCCGGAAGGAAGATCTGGACCATGTGATTTTTTTTAGGAGGAAGATCCCTTGTCGGCATTGTCTACTTGTTGGATGGCAGTGGCTAGAGTACATATGTATGGACAAGGAGTGCATCCAATATTAGTTCATCAAGAACATGGGGTCAACATGGAAGTTAGCTTAGCACGTTCTTATACAAGCACTCAATGATAATAGGTATACTCTGCAATTCTCTTGCTTGGGGAATTGGGGGAAGTACTGAAGGCGGGTCCTGGATATTCTGAGGACAGACAATAGTTGTTGTGGGAAATAATTAATCGCATATGTGGGTCCCATTAGTCCTACATGGCTGATAAACACCAGTCTAAGACGGTTAACAGAAGTCCAAGAGAGCCATCATGGTTAACAAAAAGTCCAAGGAAGCCATCATGGTCAACAAGTCAAAGGAATAGTACTAAATAAAATATCAAGTTAAAGATGAAGGGAATAAGTAAAGAAGCCCAAGCCAATAAGCCTATAGAGGGCCCAATTAGTCAAGGCCCGTTTATGAATGGATGAGAAGGAGTGGCTCAATATGTCATACTTATACTGGATTACTACTGCAAACATGTAGTAGTACATGTTTGCAGTAGGAATCTGGGAAAATTTCAGCCTATTTGGACAACAAGGTTGGTAGATATTTGCTATTTTGCTAGACAGACCCAAGTTTTGGttcaaaaaaatatttttcaaaaaatCCAGCAAATACTGCATGTTCCCAAATAGTAATCTAGTTAGTAAAGTTTGAGCTTATTTTGATAATAAATTAGGTGATATTGGCTAGTTTGCTACAGATCCAGATTTTTGGTTCAAATTTTGATAATGATAATTTTGAAAAAAGTAAAAAAGGTAATGTTTTTAGTAGTAATCTGAAAATTTTGAGCTTATTTGGACAACATGATTAGGAGGTAATGTCTATTTACCTTCAAAATAAGATTTAGTTTTCTAGCCGTTAACTTAACTTTGAGCCCAGCCTTCATTTTTTTTTCTGGATTTGCCACTGATCATATGGAAGTAGCATATGCATTTTCCCTATAGAGAATGGAGAATGGACTCAGAGAACTACATCAGCAGCTCCTACTCACCAACCGGTTTTTCTTTTAAACCCCTGATCCCGAGCGTGCTTCCTGTCAACTTGGGTATGAAGCGCAAAGGCTATGGTATCTAGAGACAACGTGACACATGTGGTAAGCAATCCAAATAATTCAAGAAAAAAAAGGCTGTGGTATCTAGATATGCTGATATGTCTTGCTCCAAAACTGGTCATGCAATAGGATAGCTTGCTTTTCTGTTATATCCCTCTGCTCCTCATGGCTCTGTACTGATTAATGGAATCCCGGAGAAAAACCTGCCCTAACTTTATTAAGCAAAGGTAGTAACTAGGATTATTAAACAAAGTTAAAATGGTCGGAACATAGTTCAAATCTCGAGTGAATTGGCAATTCTAACAAAATGCTCCTCACCAAGCAAAGGTAGTAACTAGGATTATTGAAATGTCCCTGTATTAATTCATATGCACTTTGGCAGAATCACAACAGAAACCAAAGAAGCATCACGGCTAAACAAGCAAGTACTACTATAACAATACAAAGTCATATGGAAATCTATCTCCTTTCTCTCGTAACACTATCAATAAGTTTGTGGACTCGTTCATAACTGAATGACTTCCTCAGGAGGTTCTCTCTTGCAGCGAGCATTCTTCTTCGGCAGGAAGACGTCAGTCAGGACGGTCTTCGACTTGAGGGAAGTAGCGAGTATTCCCAGCGCCTACATTTCAAAATCCAACGCATTAAAATCAATTATCGGTTCAGTTCAGGGAAAAATCACCACCTAAAGTTCAAAGGCTCGGAAGAAATTAAGGCACTACACCAAGTAGAAGTACCTCTTCCTTGCCGATCTTCACTGTCTTCTCCTGCATCACGCTGAAGTCCTTGACGCCGCACTGTGCAAACCGCGTGATGCCCAGCATAGGGATCGTCGTGAAAAAAGACGCCGGCGTCACCGAGAGGTCGTCCCGGACCGTGTATGTGGACGCAGGTAGCACCGTGGTCGTGGCTGCTGCGGCGGGAGCCACGTTCCCGTAGGCTCTGGCGGGGGCGAGCATCGCGGCCGCGTATTCACTGCTATGCTCATTGTACGAGTTTCTAGTGTTACGGTGTGTGACATCGCCGTTGGTGAGCTGCGCGCTCAGCAGCTGCTGCAGGCGGGAGAGCATGGCAGGGCCAACTTCCGGGCTGAGGCGCAGCTCCTTGCTCTTGTAGTTTGCGTCCAGCTTCTCCATGCTGCCGACCACGTTGCCGATGCTGCCCACCATGCGCTCTTTGGTGAGCAGGGTGGTCACGGTGCCCAGCGGCAGGGAGAGGAGGCCGGAGAGGAACTCCACGACGTCGCTGCCGGCCTCGGCAAAGCACACCTTCTGAGACTTGGTGTCGATCAGGAGCTTCATCGATAACTCATTGGTGGTCGCCATGCTATTTATTAGTTCCCTATGTTTCTTCTCAACTATCTGGTTCCTGCTGCCTGCCAGGAGTAAAATAAAGTCAACTAAACTTTCAGGCTTTACAACTGTTGTAGTTCAGTTCTTACGAAATGGTAACACTTGGCCAGAAATATGCATATCAGTATCTTCCAACAGCTGTTTTAAAAAGATGGAACAACCACAAATTTTTTGTAGACTGTACCCACTACCAAGAGATCCCCATATGGAAAATAACTTCAGATTAGTAGTCAAATTTAAGGGTAAACCACAAGGTAATTAGCACAACAACGCAAGCTATGAAACACTAAATCAACACGAAACTTTTAGTAGCTCATATTTGTGATAAATATGCTCCCTCCCTTTCTTCATGCAGGGTATATCTTTACTATCCAATTTTATCCAGTGCACTTGATCAATTCTAGGATACATACACCGCAATGAACAACAAATGCATAATGTGGGGGTAGTGCATGCATTTCTCTATAGTGGATGTTGATATATATTTTTGGATATTCAACTCAGCCAACGGTTTTGAATATCAATAGGGGAAATGTTTTAGCCCATTTGTAAATATAGAAATATATAGAGTAATGCTAAACTAAGCGTGAGTGTAGAATAGCTTATTCTACACCCTAGTAACGGTACATACAAAATATGGTAACACACTATGTAAAATATAGTAATTTTCATAAAAATGTAGTAAATTACAAACATAGAtgataaaaaatattttccgaattaCTACATTTTGTACACCGTTTTACTAGATTTTGTACATAGCGTTACTACAGGGTGTAGAATAAGCTATTCTACACTCACGCTTAGAATAGCGTTAccctatatatatacatacaataATTACTTTGCCATCTATGGACAACTGACAAACACAAATAGAGTAAGAGATGCAAACACGTCGTTGAAGCAGAGGACATTCACTGAAAAAAGTAGCCAATGATCAGAGGA from Triticum urartu cultivar G1812 chromosome 3, Tu2.1, whole genome shotgun sequence encodes:
- the LOC125546643 gene encoding uncharacterized protein LOC125546643, with the translated sequence MATTNELSMKLLIDTKSQKVCFAEAGSDVVEFLSGLLSLPLGTVTTLLTKERMVGSIGNVVGSMEKLDANYKSKELRLSPEVGPAMLSRLQQLLSAQLTNGDVTHRNTRNSYNEHSSEYAAAMLAPARAYGNVAPAAAATTTVLPASTYTVRDDLSVTPASFFTTIPMLGITRFAQCGVKDFSVMQEKTVKIGKEEALGILATSLKSKTVLTDVFLPKKNARCKREPPEEVIQL